One window of Acropora palmata chromosome 1, jaAcrPala1.3, whole genome shotgun sequence genomic DNA carries:
- the LOC141878147 gene encoding serine/threonine-protein phosphatase 1 regulatory subunit 10-like isoform X2: MSTSGGEPRTLLNALRPMLGSLGDIKTPQEVVRVISLMRDAEKLMSRCIYLNILKATIIAAKENQTSSETLEKFMSIGGWNILNKWLVEAKKTENFPVLVELLEVLRDLPVSIDTLKQGNTGKIIKHLTKLDNQDVKKLSAGIVKQWMNLVRNQTGTSGDKTKENGSADGDDSLQGPKKVVSQSVTDVKPAKRVRDNNSTDSNRSPQPEKKPKTLSEVKSDVRQSMAQKNVSKTKVIPPQPKPVAMESAGFMNALTSAATAAPIVRKRKRVTTAAKTETTTTTSASSSSSNTKPIYTGILDAILDSQSQTHGQEDGREKDNKDKDKDSENSNISSSKSGSTPNGSPENTSMPSGDMGDFTKRSEAAENSPNSAASQTSADTTTSVGDDNTEDKPTKKSKKGKRVQWPADDANLAVFHFFEMDEDERALVRHPVNFLDAAHNEMVRERQLVEQAKRLSEDMMVERIKWYRPAEITLDHHVERGGKSEQKHIQKTREASILADIFLTKSSLPDSPAEPELEKQQSNNSDEPKLIPHDEKGTTHIPAKAPSLPASTSSVQLPPALMSLFSSASSNQGVAAPQGPQDRAPVNVQTLLDKLMKPHQGNHSPVAATNSQTPMQNESGASSLPDAIKNILEPLQQSKMGPPRMQGPGMGPGAGLLGAAPGDPAGMLNVFRQPGPMGPRGVQGPHMRPDMPPHFQGPGGPRQGGPMGPLFPGPEGPMMGPRMRGPMPPRLQGGHGVVRGMVPGPRPLLPEMANRDDFSADQFDDGGEYGNEDEDGEITDPMSMRGRGRGMSRGRGRGRGRGRGAPPVCRHFVSKRGCLRGATCHFLHPGVNGPPVL; this comes from the exons ATG AGTACCTCTGGTGGTGAGCCACGTACTCTTTTGAATGCCCTCAGGCCAATGCTGGGTTCCCTGGGTGATATAAAGACGCCACAAGAAGTAGTGAGAGTGATAAG tttgatgCGTGATGCAGAGAAGCTGATGAGTCGCTGTATTTATCTGAATATCTTAAAAGCTACTATCATAGCTGCAAAGGAAAACCAAACATCAAGTGAAACTCTAGAAAA GTTCATGAGTATTGGTGGGTGGAATATCTTGAACAAGTGGCTGGTTGAAGCTAAGAAGACTGAAAACTTTCCTGTTCTGGTGGAGTTACTAGAG GTCCTTAGAGATCTCCCAGTCAGCATTGATACACTCAAGCAA GGCAATACTGGCAAAATTATCAAGCACCTTACCAAGTTAGACAATCAAG ATGTTAAAAAACTTTCTGCTGGAATAGTCAAACAGTGGATGAACCTTGTGAGAAATCAAACTGGAACTTCAG GTGACAAAACGAAAGAGAATGGCTCAGCAGATGGTGATGACAGTCTCCAGGGGCCTAAAAAGG tGGTTTCCCAATCTGTAACTGATGTGAAACCTGCCAAGAGAGTGAG GGACAACAATTCCACAGATTCTAACAGATCGCCTCAGCCTGAGAAGAAACCCAAAACACTGAGTGAAGTTAAAAGTGATGTTAGGCAAAGCATGGCTCAGAAAAATGTATCCAAGACAAAAGTCATTCCACCCCAGCCCAAAC CTGTAGCTATGGAGAGTGCAGGATTCATGAATGCTTTGACATCAGCAGCAACTGCTGCTCCCATTGTGCGAAAGAGGAAACGAGTCACAACTGCTGCTAAg ACTGAAACAACCACCACAACATCTGCTTCCTCATCCTCATCTAACACCAAG CCAATCTACACTGGCATTCTTGATGCAATATTAGACAGCCAGTCCCAGACACATGGCCAGGAAGACGGTAGGGAAAAGGATaacaaagacaaagacaaagattCAGAAAATTCTAATATCag TAGCAGTAAATCTGGGTCAACTCCAAATGGATCCCCAGAGAACACTTCAATGCCAA GTGGTGACATGGGAGATTTCACTAAAAGATCAGAG GCTGCAGAGAATTCCCCCAACTCTG CAGCATCACAGACCTCAGCGGACACAACCACATCTGTTGGTGATGACAACACCGAAGACAAGCCAACTAAGAAGTCTAAAAAGGGAAAGAGGGTGCAGTGGCCAGCTGATGACGCTAATCTTGCtgtgtttcatttctttgaaatgGATGAAGATGAGAGag CTCTAGTGAGACATCCAGTAAACTTTCTCGATGCAGCTCACAATGAAATGGTCAGGGAACGACAG CTTGTGGAACAAGCCAAACGATTGAGCGAAGATATGATGGTGGAGCGAATAAAG TGGTACAGACCTGCAGAAATAACACTAGATCATCACGTAGAGAGAGGAGGAAAAAGCGAGCAAAAACATATTCAG AAAACAAGGGAGGCAAGCATTCTTGCTGATATATTTTTAACCAAGTCAAG TCTCCCCGACAGCCCTGCTGAACCTGAGCTTGAGAAGCAACAGAGCAATAACAGTGATGAACCCAAACTAATCCCTCATGATGAG AAGGGAACCACCCATATACCTGCAAAAGCCCCAAGTTTGCCAGCTTCCACTAGCAGCGTCCAATTGCCGCCAGCACTaatgtcattgttttcatcGGCATCTTCAAATCAAG GTGTTGCAGCTCCACAGGGTCCCCAAGATAGAGCTCCTGTCAATGTTCAGACACTCCTTGATAAACTTATG AAACCTCATCAGGGAAACCATTCTCCAGTGGCAGCAACCAATTCCCAGACTCCAATGCAGAATGAATCAGGAGCCAGCTCTCTTCCTGATGCTATAAAAAATATTCTAGAACCTCTGCAGCAAAGTAAAATGGGCCCACCTAGGATGCAAGGCCCTGGTATGGGCCCAGGTGCAGGATTACTTGGGGCTG CACCTGGAGACCCAGCAGGGATGTTGAATGTGTTTAGACAACCAGGTCCAATGGGCCCAAGAGGAGTGCAGGGCCCGCATATGAGACCCGACATGCCTCCCCATTTTCAGGGCCCTGGGGGGCCTAGACAGGGAGGTCCCATGGGACCACTTTTCCCCGGTCCGGAGGGTCCAATGATGGGACCACGTATGAGAGGTCCAATGCCGCCTCGACTGCAGGGTGGCCATGGCGTTGTAAGGGGCATGGTACCCGGCCCTCGGCCTCTTCTTCCGGAAATG GCCAACCGAGACGACTTCTCCGCAGACCAATTTGACGACGGAGGGGAGTATGGGAATGAGGACGAAGATGGCGAGATAACGGACCCTATGAGCATGCGCGGCAGAGGTCGAGGAATGTCACGTGGTCGGGGACGTGGCagggggaggggccggggagCGCCTCCGGTCTGTCGCCATTTcgtttcaaagcgaggctgtTTAAGAGGAGCCACGTGTCACTTTTTACATCCTGGAGTTAATGGACCACCCgtcttataa
- the LOC141878147 gene encoding serine/threonine-protein phosphatase 1 regulatory subunit 10-like isoform X1, with amino-acid sequence MSTSGGEPRTLLNALRPMLGSLGDIKTPQEVVRVISLMRDAEKLMSRCIYLNILKATIIAAKENQTSSETLEKFMSIGGWNILNKWLVEAKKTENFPVLVELLEVLRDLPVSIDTLKQGNTGKIIKHLTKLDNQDVKKLSAGIVKQWMNLVRNQTGTSGDKTKENGSADGDDSLQGPKKVVSQSVTDVKPAKRVRDNNSTDSNRSPQPEKKPKTLSEVKSDVRQSMAQKNVSKTKVIPPQPKPVAMESAGFMNALTSAATAAPIVRKRKRVTTAAKTETTTTTSASSSSSNTKPIYTGILDAILDSQSQTHGQEDGREKDNKDKDKDSENSNISSSSKSGSTPNGSPENTSMPSGDMGDFTKRSEAAENSPNSAASQTSADTTTSVGDDNTEDKPTKKSKKGKRVQWPADDANLAVFHFFEMDEDERALVRHPVNFLDAAHNEMVRERQLVEQAKRLSEDMMVERIKWYRPAEITLDHHVERGGKSEQKHIQKTREASILADIFLTKSSLPDSPAEPELEKQQSNNSDEPKLIPHDEKGTTHIPAKAPSLPASTSSVQLPPALMSLFSSASSNQGVAAPQGPQDRAPVNVQTLLDKLMKPHQGNHSPVAATNSQTPMQNESGASSLPDAIKNILEPLQQSKMGPPRMQGPGMGPGAGLLGAAPGDPAGMLNVFRQPGPMGPRGVQGPHMRPDMPPHFQGPGGPRQGGPMGPLFPGPEGPMMGPRMRGPMPPRLQGGHGVVRGMVPGPRPLLPEMANRDDFSADQFDDGGEYGNEDEDGEITDPMSMRGRGRGMSRGRGRGRGRGRGAPPVCRHFVSKRGCLRGATCHFLHPGVNGPPVL; translated from the exons ATG AGTACCTCTGGTGGTGAGCCACGTACTCTTTTGAATGCCCTCAGGCCAATGCTGGGTTCCCTGGGTGATATAAAGACGCCACAAGAAGTAGTGAGAGTGATAAG tttgatgCGTGATGCAGAGAAGCTGATGAGTCGCTGTATTTATCTGAATATCTTAAAAGCTACTATCATAGCTGCAAAGGAAAACCAAACATCAAGTGAAACTCTAGAAAA GTTCATGAGTATTGGTGGGTGGAATATCTTGAACAAGTGGCTGGTTGAAGCTAAGAAGACTGAAAACTTTCCTGTTCTGGTGGAGTTACTAGAG GTCCTTAGAGATCTCCCAGTCAGCATTGATACACTCAAGCAA GGCAATACTGGCAAAATTATCAAGCACCTTACCAAGTTAGACAATCAAG ATGTTAAAAAACTTTCTGCTGGAATAGTCAAACAGTGGATGAACCTTGTGAGAAATCAAACTGGAACTTCAG GTGACAAAACGAAAGAGAATGGCTCAGCAGATGGTGATGACAGTCTCCAGGGGCCTAAAAAGG tGGTTTCCCAATCTGTAACTGATGTGAAACCTGCCAAGAGAGTGAG GGACAACAATTCCACAGATTCTAACAGATCGCCTCAGCCTGAGAAGAAACCCAAAACACTGAGTGAAGTTAAAAGTGATGTTAGGCAAAGCATGGCTCAGAAAAATGTATCCAAGACAAAAGTCATTCCACCCCAGCCCAAAC CTGTAGCTATGGAGAGTGCAGGATTCATGAATGCTTTGACATCAGCAGCAACTGCTGCTCCCATTGTGCGAAAGAGGAAACGAGTCACAACTGCTGCTAAg ACTGAAACAACCACCACAACATCTGCTTCCTCATCCTCATCTAACACCAAG CCAATCTACACTGGCATTCTTGATGCAATATTAGACAGCCAGTCCCAGACACATGGCCAGGAAGACGGTAGGGAAAAGGATaacaaagacaaagacaaagattCAGAAAATTCTAATATCag CAGTAGCAGTAAATCTGGGTCAACTCCAAATGGATCCCCAGAGAACACTTCAATGCCAA GTGGTGACATGGGAGATTTCACTAAAAGATCAGAG GCTGCAGAGAATTCCCCCAACTCTG CAGCATCACAGACCTCAGCGGACACAACCACATCTGTTGGTGATGACAACACCGAAGACAAGCCAACTAAGAAGTCTAAAAAGGGAAAGAGGGTGCAGTGGCCAGCTGATGACGCTAATCTTGCtgtgtttcatttctttgaaatgGATGAAGATGAGAGag CTCTAGTGAGACATCCAGTAAACTTTCTCGATGCAGCTCACAATGAAATGGTCAGGGAACGACAG CTTGTGGAACAAGCCAAACGATTGAGCGAAGATATGATGGTGGAGCGAATAAAG TGGTACAGACCTGCAGAAATAACACTAGATCATCACGTAGAGAGAGGAGGAAAAAGCGAGCAAAAACATATTCAG AAAACAAGGGAGGCAAGCATTCTTGCTGATATATTTTTAACCAAGTCAAG TCTCCCCGACAGCCCTGCTGAACCTGAGCTTGAGAAGCAACAGAGCAATAACAGTGATGAACCCAAACTAATCCCTCATGATGAG AAGGGAACCACCCATATACCTGCAAAAGCCCCAAGTTTGCCAGCTTCCACTAGCAGCGTCCAATTGCCGCCAGCACTaatgtcattgttttcatcGGCATCTTCAAATCAAG GTGTTGCAGCTCCACAGGGTCCCCAAGATAGAGCTCCTGTCAATGTTCAGACACTCCTTGATAAACTTATG AAACCTCATCAGGGAAACCATTCTCCAGTGGCAGCAACCAATTCCCAGACTCCAATGCAGAATGAATCAGGAGCCAGCTCTCTTCCTGATGCTATAAAAAATATTCTAGAACCTCTGCAGCAAAGTAAAATGGGCCCACCTAGGATGCAAGGCCCTGGTATGGGCCCAGGTGCAGGATTACTTGGGGCTG CACCTGGAGACCCAGCAGGGATGTTGAATGTGTTTAGACAACCAGGTCCAATGGGCCCAAGAGGAGTGCAGGGCCCGCATATGAGACCCGACATGCCTCCCCATTTTCAGGGCCCTGGGGGGCCTAGACAGGGAGGTCCCATGGGACCACTTTTCCCCGGTCCGGAGGGTCCAATGATGGGACCACGTATGAGAGGTCCAATGCCGCCTCGACTGCAGGGTGGCCATGGCGTTGTAAGGGGCATGGTACCCGGCCCTCGGCCTCTTCTTCCGGAAATG GCCAACCGAGACGACTTCTCCGCAGACCAATTTGACGACGGAGGGGAGTATGGGAATGAGGACGAAGATGGCGAGATAACGGACCCTATGAGCATGCGCGGCAGAGGTCGAGGAATGTCACGTGGTCGGGGACGTGGCagggggaggggccggggagCGCCTCCGGTCTGTCGCCATTTcgtttcaaagcgaggctgtTTAAGAGGAGCCACGTGTCACTTTTTACATCCTGGAGTTAATGGACCACCCgtcttataa
- the LOC141878147 gene encoding serine/threonine-protein phosphatase 1 regulatory subunit 10-like isoform X4 has translation MSTSGGEPRTLLNALRPMLGSLGDIKTPQEVVRVISLMRDAEKLMSRCIYLNILKATIIAAKENQTSSETLEKFMSIGGWNILNKWLVEAKKTENFPVLVELLEVLRDLPVSIDTLKQGNTGKIIKHLTKLDNQDVKKLSAGIVKQWMNLVRNQTGTSGDKTKENGSADGDDSLQGPKKVVSQSVTDVKPAKRVRDNNSTDSNRSPQPEKKPKTLSEVKSDVRQSMAQKNVSKTKVIPPQPKPVAMESAGFMNALTSAATAAPIVRKRKRVTTAAKTETTTTTSASSSSSNTKPIYTGILDAILDSQSQTHGQEDGREKDNKDKDKDSENSNISSSKSGSTPNGSPENTSMPSGDMGDFTKRSEAAENSPNSASQTSADTTTSVGDDNTEDKPTKKSKKGKRVQWPADDANLAVFHFFEMDEDERALVRHPVNFLDAAHNEMVRERQLVEQAKRLSEDMMVERIKWYRPAEITLDHHVERGGKSEQKHIQKTREASILADIFLTKSSLPDSPAEPELEKQQSNNSDEPKLIPHDEKGTTHIPAKAPSLPASTSSVQLPPALMSLFSSASSNQGVAAPQGPQDRAPVNVQTLLDKLMKPHQGNHSPVAATNSQTPMQNESGASSLPDAIKNILEPLQQSKMGPPRMQGPGMGPGAGLLGAAPGDPAGMLNVFRQPGPMGPRGVQGPHMRPDMPPHFQGPGGPRQGGPMGPLFPGPEGPMMGPRMRGPMPPRLQGGHGVVRGMVPGPRPLLPEMANRDDFSADQFDDGGEYGNEDEDGEITDPMSMRGRGRGMSRGRGRGRGRGRGAPPVCRHFVSKRGCLRGATCHFLHPGVNGPPVL, from the exons ATG AGTACCTCTGGTGGTGAGCCACGTACTCTTTTGAATGCCCTCAGGCCAATGCTGGGTTCCCTGGGTGATATAAAGACGCCACAAGAAGTAGTGAGAGTGATAAG tttgatgCGTGATGCAGAGAAGCTGATGAGTCGCTGTATTTATCTGAATATCTTAAAAGCTACTATCATAGCTGCAAAGGAAAACCAAACATCAAGTGAAACTCTAGAAAA GTTCATGAGTATTGGTGGGTGGAATATCTTGAACAAGTGGCTGGTTGAAGCTAAGAAGACTGAAAACTTTCCTGTTCTGGTGGAGTTACTAGAG GTCCTTAGAGATCTCCCAGTCAGCATTGATACACTCAAGCAA GGCAATACTGGCAAAATTATCAAGCACCTTACCAAGTTAGACAATCAAG ATGTTAAAAAACTTTCTGCTGGAATAGTCAAACAGTGGATGAACCTTGTGAGAAATCAAACTGGAACTTCAG GTGACAAAACGAAAGAGAATGGCTCAGCAGATGGTGATGACAGTCTCCAGGGGCCTAAAAAGG tGGTTTCCCAATCTGTAACTGATGTGAAACCTGCCAAGAGAGTGAG GGACAACAATTCCACAGATTCTAACAGATCGCCTCAGCCTGAGAAGAAACCCAAAACACTGAGTGAAGTTAAAAGTGATGTTAGGCAAAGCATGGCTCAGAAAAATGTATCCAAGACAAAAGTCATTCCACCCCAGCCCAAAC CTGTAGCTATGGAGAGTGCAGGATTCATGAATGCTTTGACATCAGCAGCAACTGCTGCTCCCATTGTGCGAAAGAGGAAACGAGTCACAACTGCTGCTAAg ACTGAAACAACCACCACAACATCTGCTTCCTCATCCTCATCTAACACCAAG CCAATCTACACTGGCATTCTTGATGCAATATTAGACAGCCAGTCCCAGACACATGGCCAGGAAGACGGTAGGGAAAAGGATaacaaagacaaagacaaagattCAGAAAATTCTAATATCag TAGCAGTAAATCTGGGTCAACTCCAAATGGATCCCCAGAGAACACTTCAATGCCAA GTGGTGACATGGGAGATTTCACTAAAAGATCAGAG GCTGCAGAGAATTCCCCCAACTCTG CATCACAGACCTCAGCGGACACAACCACATCTGTTGGTGATGACAACACCGAAGACAAGCCAACTAAGAAGTCTAAAAAGGGAAAGAGGGTGCAGTGGCCAGCTGATGACGCTAATCTTGCtgtgtttcatttctttgaaatgGATGAAGATGAGAGag CTCTAGTGAGACATCCAGTAAACTTTCTCGATGCAGCTCACAATGAAATGGTCAGGGAACGACAG CTTGTGGAACAAGCCAAACGATTGAGCGAAGATATGATGGTGGAGCGAATAAAG TGGTACAGACCTGCAGAAATAACACTAGATCATCACGTAGAGAGAGGAGGAAAAAGCGAGCAAAAACATATTCAG AAAACAAGGGAGGCAAGCATTCTTGCTGATATATTTTTAACCAAGTCAAG TCTCCCCGACAGCCCTGCTGAACCTGAGCTTGAGAAGCAACAGAGCAATAACAGTGATGAACCCAAACTAATCCCTCATGATGAG AAGGGAACCACCCATATACCTGCAAAAGCCCCAAGTTTGCCAGCTTCCACTAGCAGCGTCCAATTGCCGCCAGCACTaatgtcattgttttcatcGGCATCTTCAAATCAAG GTGTTGCAGCTCCACAGGGTCCCCAAGATAGAGCTCCTGTCAATGTTCAGACACTCCTTGATAAACTTATG AAACCTCATCAGGGAAACCATTCTCCAGTGGCAGCAACCAATTCCCAGACTCCAATGCAGAATGAATCAGGAGCCAGCTCTCTTCCTGATGCTATAAAAAATATTCTAGAACCTCTGCAGCAAAGTAAAATGGGCCCACCTAGGATGCAAGGCCCTGGTATGGGCCCAGGTGCAGGATTACTTGGGGCTG CACCTGGAGACCCAGCAGGGATGTTGAATGTGTTTAGACAACCAGGTCCAATGGGCCCAAGAGGAGTGCAGGGCCCGCATATGAGACCCGACATGCCTCCCCATTTTCAGGGCCCTGGGGGGCCTAGACAGGGAGGTCCCATGGGACCACTTTTCCCCGGTCCGGAGGGTCCAATGATGGGACCACGTATGAGAGGTCCAATGCCGCCTCGACTGCAGGGTGGCCATGGCGTTGTAAGGGGCATGGTACCCGGCCCTCGGCCTCTTCTTCCGGAAATG GCCAACCGAGACGACTTCTCCGCAGACCAATTTGACGACGGAGGGGAGTATGGGAATGAGGACGAAGATGGCGAGATAACGGACCCTATGAGCATGCGCGGCAGAGGTCGAGGAATGTCACGTGGTCGGGGACGTGGCagggggaggggccggggagCGCCTCCGGTCTGTCGCCATTTcgtttcaaagcgaggctgtTTAAGAGGAGCCACGTGTCACTTTTTACATCCTGGAGTTAATGGACCACCCgtcttataa
- the LOC141878147 gene encoding serine/threonine-protein phosphatase 1 regulatory subunit 10-like isoform X3, translated as MSTSGGEPRTLLNALRPMLGSLGDIKTPQEVVRVISLMRDAEKLMSRCIYLNILKATIIAAKENQTSSETLEKFMSIGGWNILNKWLVEAKKTENFPVLVELLEVLRDLPVSIDTLKQGNTGKIIKHLTKLDNQDVKKLSAGIVKQWMNLVRNQTGTSGDKTKENGSADGDDSLQGPKKVVSQSVTDVKPAKRVRDNNSTDSNRSPQPEKKPKTLSEVKSDVRQSMAQKNVSKTKVIPPQPKPVAMESAGFMNALTSAATAAPIVRKRKRVTTAAKTETTTTTSASSSSSNTKPIYTGILDAILDSQSQTHGQEDGREKDNKDKDKDSENSNISSSSKSGSTPNGSPENTSMPSGDMGDFTKRSEAAENSPNSASQTSADTTTSVGDDNTEDKPTKKSKKGKRVQWPADDANLAVFHFFEMDEDERALVRHPVNFLDAAHNEMVRERQLVEQAKRLSEDMMVERIKWYRPAEITLDHHVERGGKSEQKHIQKTREASILADIFLTKSSLPDSPAEPELEKQQSNNSDEPKLIPHDEKGTTHIPAKAPSLPASTSSVQLPPALMSLFSSASSNQGVAAPQGPQDRAPVNVQTLLDKLMKPHQGNHSPVAATNSQTPMQNESGASSLPDAIKNILEPLQQSKMGPPRMQGPGMGPGAGLLGAAPGDPAGMLNVFRQPGPMGPRGVQGPHMRPDMPPHFQGPGGPRQGGPMGPLFPGPEGPMMGPRMRGPMPPRLQGGHGVVRGMVPGPRPLLPEMANRDDFSADQFDDGGEYGNEDEDGEITDPMSMRGRGRGMSRGRGRGRGRGRGAPPVCRHFVSKRGCLRGATCHFLHPGVNGPPVL; from the exons ATG AGTACCTCTGGTGGTGAGCCACGTACTCTTTTGAATGCCCTCAGGCCAATGCTGGGTTCCCTGGGTGATATAAAGACGCCACAAGAAGTAGTGAGAGTGATAAG tttgatgCGTGATGCAGAGAAGCTGATGAGTCGCTGTATTTATCTGAATATCTTAAAAGCTACTATCATAGCTGCAAAGGAAAACCAAACATCAAGTGAAACTCTAGAAAA GTTCATGAGTATTGGTGGGTGGAATATCTTGAACAAGTGGCTGGTTGAAGCTAAGAAGACTGAAAACTTTCCTGTTCTGGTGGAGTTACTAGAG GTCCTTAGAGATCTCCCAGTCAGCATTGATACACTCAAGCAA GGCAATACTGGCAAAATTATCAAGCACCTTACCAAGTTAGACAATCAAG ATGTTAAAAAACTTTCTGCTGGAATAGTCAAACAGTGGATGAACCTTGTGAGAAATCAAACTGGAACTTCAG GTGACAAAACGAAAGAGAATGGCTCAGCAGATGGTGATGACAGTCTCCAGGGGCCTAAAAAGG tGGTTTCCCAATCTGTAACTGATGTGAAACCTGCCAAGAGAGTGAG GGACAACAATTCCACAGATTCTAACAGATCGCCTCAGCCTGAGAAGAAACCCAAAACACTGAGTGAAGTTAAAAGTGATGTTAGGCAAAGCATGGCTCAGAAAAATGTATCCAAGACAAAAGTCATTCCACCCCAGCCCAAAC CTGTAGCTATGGAGAGTGCAGGATTCATGAATGCTTTGACATCAGCAGCAACTGCTGCTCCCATTGTGCGAAAGAGGAAACGAGTCACAACTGCTGCTAAg ACTGAAACAACCACCACAACATCTGCTTCCTCATCCTCATCTAACACCAAG CCAATCTACACTGGCATTCTTGATGCAATATTAGACAGCCAGTCCCAGACACATGGCCAGGAAGACGGTAGGGAAAAGGATaacaaagacaaagacaaagattCAGAAAATTCTAATATCag CAGTAGCAGTAAATCTGGGTCAACTCCAAATGGATCCCCAGAGAACACTTCAATGCCAA GTGGTGACATGGGAGATTTCACTAAAAGATCAGAG GCTGCAGAGAATTCCCCCAACTCTG CATCACAGACCTCAGCGGACACAACCACATCTGTTGGTGATGACAACACCGAAGACAAGCCAACTAAGAAGTCTAAAAAGGGAAAGAGGGTGCAGTGGCCAGCTGATGACGCTAATCTTGCtgtgtttcatttctttgaaatgGATGAAGATGAGAGag CTCTAGTGAGACATCCAGTAAACTTTCTCGATGCAGCTCACAATGAAATGGTCAGGGAACGACAG CTTGTGGAACAAGCCAAACGATTGAGCGAAGATATGATGGTGGAGCGAATAAAG TGGTACAGACCTGCAGAAATAACACTAGATCATCACGTAGAGAGAGGAGGAAAAAGCGAGCAAAAACATATTCAG AAAACAAGGGAGGCAAGCATTCTTGCTGATATATTTTTAACCAAGTCAAG TCTCCCCGACAGCCCTGCTGAACCTGAGCTTGAGAAGCAACAGAGCAATAACAGTGATGAACCCAAACTAATCCCTCATGATGAG AAGGGAACCACCCATATACCTGCAAAAGCCCCAAGTTTGCCAGCTTCCACTAGCAGCGTCCAATTGCCGCCAGCACTaatgtcattgttttcatcGGCATCTTCAAATCAAG GTGTTGCAGCTCCACAGGGTCCCCAAGATAGAGCTCCTGTCAATGTTCAGACACTCCTTGATAAACTTATG AAACCTCATCAGGGAAACCATTCTCCAGTGGCAGCAACCAATTCCCAGACTCCAATGCAGAATGAATCAGGAGCCAGCTCTCTTCCTGATGCTATAAAAAATATTCTAGAACCTCTGCAGCAAAGTAAAATGGGCCCACCTAGGATGCAAGGCCCTGGTATGGGCCCAGGTGCAGGATTACTTGGGGCTG CACCTGGAGACCCAGCAGGGATGTTGAATGTGTTTAGACAACCAGGTCCAATGGGCCCAAGAGGAGTGCAGGGCCCGCATATGAGACCCGACATGCCTCCCCATTTTCAGGGCCCTGGGGGGCCTAGACAGGGAGGTCCCATGGGACCACTTTTCCCCGGTCCGGAGGGTCCAATGATGGGACCACGTATGAGAGGTCCAATGCCGCCTCGACTGCAGGGTGGCCATGGCGTTGTAAGGGGCATGGTACCCGGCCCTCGGCCTCTTCTTCCGGAAATG GCCAACCGAGACGACTTCTCCGCAGACCAATTTGACGACGGAGGGGAGTATGGGAATGAGGACGAAGATGGCGAGATAACGGACCCTATGAGCATGCGCGGCAGAGGTCGAGGAATGTCACGTGGTCGGGGACGTGGCagggggaggggccggggagCGCCTCCGGTCTGTCGCCATTTcgtttcaaagcgaggctgtTTAAGAGGAGCCACGTGTCACTTTTTACATCCTGGAGTTAATGGACCACCCgtcttataa